The Prochlorococcus sp. MIT 0603 genome includes a region encoding these proteins:
- a CDS encoding D-glycero-alpha-D-manno-heptose-1,7-bisphosphate 7-phosphatase has product MLLDRDGTINIDEDGYSHDYNKCILFDDVYEFFTRINYNIKVCVVTNQSGIGRGLFSLNQMNEFNNKINSLIRKNSDHPGIDKFFYCPHKPIDLCNCRKPKTGLIEKALNYYQCNSENSILIGDKTTDLLAGKGCGVKSYLLKRGVNGQNNIHENNYISSLLDPSLEFLFY; this is encoded by the coding sequence ATGCTTCTTGACAGAGATGGAACAATAAACATAGATGAAGATGGCTACTCCCATGATTATAATAAATGCATATTATTTGATGATGTTTATGAGTTTTTTACTAGAATAAATTATAATATAAAGGTATGTGTTGTTACCAATCAATCAGGTATAGGGAGAGGCTTATTTAGTCTTAATCAAATGAATGAATTCAATAATAAAATTAATAGTTTAATTAGAAAAAACTCTGATCATCCAGGCATAGATAAATTCTTTTATTGTCCGCATAAACCAATTGACTTATGTAATTGTAGAAAGCCAAAAACTGGTCTTATCGAAAAGGCATTGAATTACTATCAATGTAATTCAGAAAATTCTATACTTATAGGAGATAAGACTACTGATCTATTAGCAGGAAAGGGATGTGGGGTCAAGTCATACTTATTGAAAAGGGGTGTGAATGGACAAAATAATATTCATGAAAATAATTACATATCTAGCTTATTAGATCCATCTCTCGAATTTCTTTTCTATTAG
- a CDS encoding GDP-mannose 4,6-dehydratase: MTILITGITGMVGSHLLDYVLENTDEQIIGLSRWRTSLENISNHIPLINQGKRIKLEHCDIRDAIGVDNIFSKYKFKYIFHLAAQSYPHVSFTNPIETYETNINGTEHILRSTLKYSPMAIVHVCSSSEVFGRVSKDKVPIDEETSFHPASPYAISKCGTDLIGRYYAEAFSLNTQITRMFTHTGPRRGDVFMESTFAKQIALIEKGYQEPIVKVGNLDSLRTIADVRDAVRAYWTLLNKSPEPGSYYNIGGNTTLKVGEILDNLIALSTNKSIKYKVDPDRLRPIDADLQVPNISKFVKKTNWSPSISYQQTIEDLLNYWRIKINKSGNTFLQR, translated from the coding sequence ATGACAATATTAATTACTGGAATAACAGGAATGGTAGGGTCACATCTATTAGATTATGTTCTTGAAAATACAGACGAGCAAATTATTGGTTTATCTAGATGGAGGACTTCATTAGAAAATATCTCCAATCATATTCCTTTAATTAATCAAGGCAAAAGGATTAAACTCGAACATTGTGATATTAGAGATGCTATAGGTGTAGATAATATTTTCTCTAAATATAAGTTCAAATATATCTTTCATTTAGCAGCTCAAAGTTACCCGCATGTATCTTTTACGAATCCAATTGAAACTTATGAAACAAATATAAATGGAACTGAACATATTTTAAGATCAACTTTAAAATATTCCCCTATGGCAATAGTACATGTTTGCTCATCATCAGAAGTCTTTGGAAGGGTTAGTAAGGATAAGGTACCTATAGATGAAGAAACATCATTTCATCCAGCTTCACCATATGCAATTTCTAAATGTGGAACTGATTTAATTGGTAGATATTATGCAGAAGCTTTTTCATTAAACACTCAGATCACTCGTATGTTTACTCATACTGGACCTCGAAGAGGTGATGTGTTTATGGAGTCAACATTTGCAAAACAAATAGCTCTAATTGAGAAAGGTTATCAAGAGCCTATAGTTAAGGTTGGAAATCTTGATTCATTACGAACAATAGCTGATGTAAGAGATGCTGTTAGAGCATATTGGACCTTATTAAATAAGTCGCCTGAACCTGGATCATATTATAATATAGGTGGCAATACAACATTAAAGGTAGGAGAGATATTAGATAACTTAATTGCTTTGTCTACAAATAAATCAATTAAATATAAAGTAGATCCTGATAGACTTAGACCAATCGATGCAGATTTACAAGTACCTAATATTAGTAAGTTTGTTAAAAAAACAAATTGGTCGCCTAGCATTTCTTATCAACAAACAATTGAGGATCTATTGAATTACTGGCGTATAAAAATAAATAAGTCAGGCAATACATTTCTTCAACGATAA
- a CDS encoding thiamine pyrophosphate-dependent dehydrogenase E1 component subunit alpha: MEEIIKKILFIRKFEEKIIDVYSSDVIKSPVHLSIGQELFSVLLASHVKRKDKVIGNYRSHALSLALTDNPQKITDELFAKKTGEFGGRAGSMHLGCHDKGMTWTSAIVASGIPIAVGIAEAQQRLNQEDGGNRIVICQFGDGAMEEGVFIESINYASLKSLPILFACEDNGLAIHSSKEARTPSSSYKTRVQSWNMNTDESTYEDPIKLVGKVQDSIKQVRLGEPLFHIVRCYRWYEHVGVATDWHLGYRDESELNYWKKFDIESNPNLWGVSDEFVLRESKDAEDKVQKLFSSALKEKDCDLTNLTQFVY, from the coding sequence ATGGAAGAAATCATAAAAAAGATCTTATTTATAAGGAAATTTGAAGAGAAAATAATAGATGTGTACTCTTCCGACGTAATTAAGTCACCAGTTCATCTTAGTATTGGACAGGAATTGTTCAGCGTATTATTGGCTTCTCATGTTAAAAGGAAAGACAAGGTAATTGGGAACTATAGAAGTCATGCATTATCCCTGGCTTTGACTGACAACCCCCAGAAGATTACTGATGAACTATTCGCAAAAAAAACAGGAGAGTTTGGAGGAAGAGCTGGATCAATGCATCTGGGTTGCCATGACAAGGGGATGACATGGACGAGTGCGATAGTTGCATCAGGGATCCCAATTGCAGTGGGCATAGCCGAAGCACAACAACGCCTTAATCAAGAAGATGGTGGAAACAGGATTGTTATATGTCAGTTTGGTGACGGCGCAATGGAAGAAGGCGTTTTTATTGAGTCTATAAATTATGCATCATTAAAGTCATTACCTATTTTATTTGCATGTGAGGATAATGGGTTAGCCATTCATTCATCTAAAGAAGCAAGGACCCCTTCGAGCTCATACAAAACAAGAGTTCAATCATGGAATATGAATACTGATGAATCAACTTATGAGGATCCAATTAAGTTGGTTGGAAAAGTCCAAGATTCAATCAAGCAAGTAAGACTAGGTGAACCTTTATTCCATATTGTGAGGTGCTATAGATGGTATGAGCATGTTGGTGTCGCTACAGACTGGCATTTGGGTTATAGAGATGAGAGTGAGTTGAATTATTGGAAAAAATTTGATATTGAAAGTAACCCTAACTTATGGGGTGTATCTGATGAATTTGTTTTAAGAGAATCCAAAGATGCAGAAGATAAAGTTCAGAAGTTGTTTTCTTCTGCTTTAAAAGAGAAGGATTGTGACCTAACAAATCTGACCCAATTTGTATACTAA
- a CDS encoding ATP-binding cassette domain-containing protein produces MDTFNAIKYIYLILKSSKVDSYRSRIICLISLVLISSLVEFISIFLVQPTYRVLIDNFSLNSALSIPKNLIDFSIYNELEQKLIALSIFLFVFCFSNVLRTLLMWQACRQSGEISAGIFSASYSQLLARDYGDLSSANLSKYSSIYRTNNTYFVAVFKNIILFSGYLLSTVLILILLAYINTNVTMLSSIFLITPYIILSRIIKPKLKRISSQIGNLNEDISRYTQEAFSSLKTIKHFHAEGYYSSYFESRERKLRERIATGEFLEQYPRFALEALGVILITLLFILSIKINSLNIQVTFIITFVFASQRLLPTLQQLYRIWAYISTYKYSIIGLYDSIKEEKEFSNKDLDRRDPQGIIKIKNSSKSIVLKNVSFAYSSNSNADDINYIINNTNLKIDIPNTISITGASGCGKTTLVDLISGLLKPSHGTIELPSYLENGSSIGYVPQEVPIINGNIIDNLTLGNTNLDINSDFVWNCLRLAELEDYVQSLPFKLDSILGEQAINMSGGQKQRLGIARALIVKPNILILDESTNALDTDKENRLIDKLLIELNQSLILIITHNKTIAAKCRSNINIDSQGNVIFNNIIAN; encoded by the coding sequence ATGGATACTTTTAATGCAATCAAATACATATATTTAATATTAAAAAGCTCTAAGGTTGATTCTTATAGATCTAGGATTATATGCTTGATAAGCTTAGTCTTAATATCATCCTTGGTTGAGTTTATATCTATATTTCTTGTTCAGCCAACCTATAGAGTTCTCATAGATAATTTTTCTTTAAATAGTGCCTTAAGTATACCTAAAAATTTAATTGATTTCAGCATTTATAATGAATTAGAACAGAAATTAATAGCCTTATCAATATTTTTATTTGTTTTTTGTTTTTCCAACGTTCTCCGCACCTTACTTATGTGGCAAGCCTGTAGGCAGTCTGGTGAAATAAGTGCAGGTATTTTCTCAGCATCATATTCTCAGTTATTAGCTCGAGATTATGGAGATTTAAGTTCTGCTAATCTTAGCAAATACTCTAGTATTTATAGAACAAACAATACTTATTTTGTAGCAGTATTTAAAAATATAATATTATTTTCTGGTTACCTTCTTTCTACGGTATTGATACTAATTTTACTAGCATATATCAATACAAATGTTACCATGCTTTCATCAATATTCTTAATAACACCGTATATAATATTATCTCGAATTATTAAACCTAAATTAAAAAGAATATCTAGTCAAATAGGTAATTTAAATGAAGATATATCACGATATACTCAAGAAGCTTTTTCCTCATTAAAAACAATTAAGCATTTTCATGCAGAAGGATATTATAGTAGTTATTTTGAGTCAAGAGAAAGAAAACTTCGCGAGAGGATAGCTACAGGAGAATTTCTTGAGCAGTACCCTAGATTTGCCTTGGAAGCATTAGGAGTTATATTAATAACTTTGTTATTTATATTATCTATTAAAATCAATTCTCTCAATATTCAGGTAACATTTATAATAACATTTGTATTTGCCTCTCAAAGGCTTTTGCCCACTTTACAGCAACTTTATCGAATATGGGCATATATATCAACCTATAAGTATTCTATAATAGGTTTATATGATAGTATTAAAGAAGAAAAAGAATTTTCCAATAAAGATCTAGATAGAAGAGATCCTCAAGGTATAATAAAAATCAAAAACTCTTCCAAAAGCATTGTTTTGAAGAATGTCTCATTTGCTTACTCTAGTAATTCAAATGCAGATGATATAAATTATATAATTAATAATACTAACCTTAAGATAGATATACCTAATACTATATCTATAACAGGAGCTTCTGGTTGCGGTAAAACTACTTTAGTCGATTTGATATCTGGGCTTTTGAAACCATCGCATGGAACAATTGAATTGCCAAGTTATTTAGAGAATGGATCATCTATAGGTTATGTTCCTCAGGAGGTCCCTATAATTAATGGTAATATCATAGATAATTTAACGCTAGGCAATACAAATTTAGATATTAATAGCGATTTCGTCTGGAATTGCTTGAGATTAGCTGAATTAGAAGATTATGTACAAAGTCTTCCCTTTAAACTTGATTCAATTTTAGGTGAACAAGCTATAAATATGAGTGGAGGACAAAAACAAAGACTAGGTATTGCAAGGGCCCTAATTGTTAAACCAAATATTTTAATATTAGATGAATCAACAAATGCATTAGACACAGATAAAGAGAATCGACTTATTGATAAACTATTAATAGAACTAAATCAAAGCCTTATTTTGATAATTACACATAATAAAACTATAGCAGCAAAATGTAGAAGCAATATAAATATTGATAGCCAAGGTAATGTCATTTTCAACAACATAATAGCAAATTGA
- a CDS encoding alpha-ketoacid dehydrogenase subunit beta, translated as MEKYQLLSYGEACGQAIKLSMRRDTKVLVYGLGVDDPKGMYGTTEGLVEEFGGNRCFDTPLSEDAMTGIGIGMALNGFRPIHVHQRFDFLLLCMNQLINLAAKVKYLSNGKDSCPLIVRAIIGRSWGQGAQHSQSFHSFLSSIPGLTVVAPVTPHDMFNTILWATKYENPVIIVENRMLYSNKGNVYIEEGYEPSIRKLESGNDITVVSISHMSLEASRAIEELSSKMNITSDHFSIVRLDNISTEVILESAMKNKNLLIIDNGWTKCSIAKDILCELYLNGFMGKSKIMGYSDSPCPTPKTLENYYYPNPTSIAKNILELCNIDDDIMIDESPEIKSFRGPF; from the coding sequence ATGGAAAAATATCAATTACTTAGTTATGGAGAAGCTTGTGGTCAGGCAATTAAACTTTCTATGCGTAGAGACACAAAAGTACTTGTATATGGCTTAGGCGTAGATGACCCTAAAGGAATGTACGGGACCACAGAAGGACTAGTAGAAGAATTTGGTGGCAACAGATGCTTTGATACACCTCTATCTGAAGATGCAATGACTGGGATAGGGATTGGCATGGCCTTAAATGGATTCAGGCCTATTCATGTACATCAGAGATTTGATTTTTTGTTGCTTTGCATGAATCAGCTTATTAATTTAGCTGCGAAAGTAAAATATTTATCAAATGGCAAGGATTCCTGCCCATTAATAGTTAGGGCAATTATAGGAAGGAGCTGGGGGCAAGGCGCACAACATTCTCAATCATTTCATAGTTTTTTATCATCAATACCTGGACTGACTGTAGTTGCACCTGTTACACCTCACGACATGTTTAATACTATATTATGGGCTACTAAGTATGAAAATCCAGTTATCATTGTGGAAAATAGAATGTTATATAGCAATAAAGGCAATGTATATATAGAAGAAGGTTATGAGCCTAGTATCAGGAAGCTAGAATCTGGCAATGATATTACAGTTGTTTCAATATCTCATATGTCTCTTGAGGCAAGTAGAGCTATTGAGGAATTAAGTTCTAAAATGAATATAACCTCAGATCATTTTAGTATTGTTAGACTAGATAATATTTCTACAGAAGTTATTCTCGAGTCTGCAATGAAAAATAAAAATCTATTAATCATAGATAATGGTTGGACAAAATGCTCAATAGCTAAAGATATTCTTTGTGAACTTTATTTAAATGGATTTATGGGAAAGTCTAAAATAATGGGCTATTCAGATAGCCCATGCCCAACTCCAAAAACTCTAGAAAATTATTATTATCCAAACCCAACCTCTATAGCAAAAAATATATTAGAATTATGTAACATAGATGATGATATAATGATCGATGAAAGTCCAGAGATTAAATCATTTAGGGGACCATTCTAA
- a CDS encoding PQQ-dependent sugar dehydrogenase, which produces MSSKLRKIRSKIFISFYGFVSISVLYFAAFLFIENGKSLVRIQNNSSNEALSEFTTRFYNSLKYSDNNKGLFNLNKEHISSAWHNIDKSTISLKNYLYHYSKDKDYSELPGGYIDIINDEIIIGSNGKGEMFLFNVKKKSAHKLNSNLSEIFASQNYKRKVIKNLRGRFGVRDIYLDRKYDRVLASMVVDVNGQGCYGMAIYESKIILNPSFDKSKRLNFTELFKTNSCNSDFGGHALGGRINRLNNKILFTVGDLDHNLDGDIRIAQSKKNAIGKVISIDNDGSFKVISMGHRNQQGMVIFNGKVIITEHGPRGGDEINLISDGKHYGWPYYSYGIGYDFHAKHRVKHTNKYKKPIFYFTPSIAISEIIHYKGNEFPYWKDKLIVSSLKAKSLFLLDIDPLTMNILSVERIYVGHRIRDIKEMPSGSIVFITDDQNIVFLNKSLKSLILDESKIPFIK; this is translated from the coding sequence ATGAGCTCAAAATTACGGAAAATCAGATCTAAGATCTTTATATCATTTTATGGATTTGTTAGTATTTCTGTATTGTATTTTGCAGCTTTCTTATTTATTGAAAATGGAAAAAGTCTAGTCCGTATTCAAAACAACTCTTCCAATGAGGCTTTATCTGAGTTTACCACTAGATTTTATAATAGTCTAAAATACTCGGATAATAATAAGGGTTTATTTAATTTAAATAAAGAGCATATCTCAAGTGCTTGGCACAATATAGACAAAAGCACTATATCGTTGAAAAATTATCTATATCATTACAGCAAAGATAAGGATTATAGTGAGTTACCAGGGGGTTATATCGATATAATAAATGATGAGATTATTATAGGCTCTAATGGGAAAGGAGAAATGTTTTTATTTAATGTAAAGAAGAAGTCCGCGCATAAATTAAATTCAAATCTAAGTGAAATCTTTGCCAGTCAGAATTATAAGCGTAAAGTAATTAAAAATCTGAGAGGTAGATTTGGAGTTCGAGATATTTATTTAGATAGGAAGTATGATAGAGTCCTCGCCTCAATGGTTGTAGATGTAAATGGTCAAGGCTGCTATGGAATGGCAATTTATGAGTCTAAAATTATACTTAACCCAAGCTTTGACAAAAGTAAGCGCCTAAATTTTACAGAGCTTTTCAAAACTAATTCTTGTAATTCTGATTTTGGTGGACATGCATTGGGTGGCAGAATTAATCGTTTAAATAATAAAATATTATTTACAGTTGGAGATCTTGACCATAATTTAGATGGTGATATAAGGATTGCTCAGTCTAAAAAGAATGCAATTGGGAAAGTGATATCAATAGACAATGATGGTTCTTTCAAAGTGATATCTATGGGACATCGTAATCAACAAGGTATGGTTATATTTAATGGAAAAGTTATTATAACAGAGCATGGGCCAAGAGGTGGTGATGAAATTAATTTAATTTCCGATGGCAAGCATTACGGATGGCCTTACTATTCATATGGAATAGGTTATGACTTTCATGCAAAGCATAGAGTTAAACACACTAATAAATATAAGAAGCCAATATTTTACTTTACACCATCAATTGCTATTAGCGAGATAATACACTATAAAGGAAATGAGTTTCCATATTGGAAGGATAAGCTTATAGTTTCTAGCTTAAAAGCAAAATCATTATTTCTATTAGATATTGATCCATTAACTATGAATATCTTATCTGTAGAACGTATTTATGTAGGTCATCGCATTAGAGATATAAAAGAGATGCCTTCTGGCTCAATCGTTTTTATTACAGATGATCAAAACATAGTATTTTTAAATAAGTCTTTGAAAAGCCTGATTTTAGATGAGTCTAAAATACCATTTATTAAATAA
- a CDS encoding glycosyltransferase translates to MNQAEESVPNIYEHRPILLLANSSWYLQHYRSHLISSLKQLRFSVLALCPYDSSSAFLSTLLTHIPWRIKRSNDLSLISLFASTLKLSIFIRAIKPKILHSHTLKVNLITAFVSSIYGIPTVISFAGMGKLSKKKFIYRLIFICILKLINFFSNRQRNTRWSWQLSRNRTYFIFQNPKDMNLYKAIISSPINNSKIIHGSGVPDRYLEHGFNSNLWMKQKESEKEIPTCTFIYCGRLLQSKGIGIFLSLSEILPEHEFEVYGGIDPSSKDSLSSNEIQLLSKKHKNLNFHGETIDPLLNCNFDFPILVLPSSYGEGFPRSIVEAFSVGIPVICSQSASCDVFTKENIYLPLNNTPISYKDSFKELIHQYQEGSITNKIKTCFELTKETFSERKITLETIEIYKQLLENKSSYLLSKDTESLKNWLSQ, encoded by the coding sequence ATGAATCAGGCTGAAGAATCAGTTCCCAACATATATGAACATCGGCCAATACTTTTGTTAGCGAATAGCAGTTGGTATCTCCAGCATTATAGGAGTCACTTAATATCTTCACTTAAACAGCTAAGGTTTAGTGTATTAGCTTTATGTCCATATGATTCGTCATCAGCATTTCTTTCGACTTTACTCACTCATATACCATGGAGAATAAAGAGATCGAATGATCTAAGCTTAATATCACTTTTTGCATCTACTTTAAAACTTTCAATATTTATAAGAGCTATAAAGCCAAAAATCTTACATTCGCATACATTAAAAGTCAACCTTATTACAGCCTTTGTCTCTTCCATTTATGGAATACCTACTGTAATTTCTTTTGCTGGAATGGGCAAACTATCTAAAAAAAAGTTTATCTATAGGCTAATATTTATATGTATTTTAAAGCTAATTAATTTCTTTTCTAATAGGCAAAGAAATACAAGGTGGTCATGGCAATTAAGTCGTAATAGGACTTACTTTATATTTCAGAATCCCAAAGATATGAATCTATATAAAGCGATTATTTCATCTCCCATTAATAATAGCAAAATAATTCATGGCTCTGGAGTTCCAGATAGATACTTAGAGCATGGTTTCAACTCTAATTTATGGATGAAACAGAAAGAATCGGAAAAGGAAATACCAACTTGTACATTCATTTACTGTGGAAGACTTTTGCAATCTAAAGGTATAGGCATATTTTTATCTTTGTCTGAAATTCTCCCTGAGCATGAATTTGAAGTTTATGGTGGTATAGATCCATCTAGTAAAGATTCACTATCATCTAATGAAATACAATTATTAAGTAAAAAACACAAAAATCTAAATTTCCATGGTGAAACTATCGATCCTTTACTTAATTGTAATTTTGATTTTCCTATATTAGTTTTACCATCATCTTATGGCGAAGGATTCCCAAGGTCTATTGTTGAAGCATTTTCTGTTGGGATACCTGTTATATGTTCACAATCAGCATCATGTGATGTATTTACTAAAGAAAATATTTATCTCCCTTTGAATAATACTCCTATCTCATATAAAGATTCTTTTAAAGAATTGATTCATCAATATCAAGAAGGTTCCATAACAAATAAAATAAAAACTTGTTTTGAACTTACCAAAGAAACTTTCTCAGAGAGAAAAATTACATTAGAAACCATAGAGATTTATAAACAGCTTTTGGAAAACAAGAGTTCTTACCTACTTTCAAAGGATACTGAATCGTTGAAAAACTGGCTTTCACAATAA
- a CDS encoding DegT/DnrJ/EryC1/StrS family aminotransferase, with protein MSYLKHDNEFGAEFDSALNELQICIQKLYSIRAIQETNENKPIRLHDSTIESSSAYSCIRAIVRNQITMGKLVDFYEKSYSDYLGGSFKSLSCNSGSSANLLAISTLMQSGRLSVGDKVIVPALSWSTTVFPLVQYGLVPVFCDANDTDYNIDTYHLKSLIKKYNPSAIMLIHTYGCPADMNQICSLCNENNMLIIEDTCESMGAEYSGRKAGTFGEVSTFSTYYSHHICTLEGGFTCFKDEELLSLAKSIRSHGWLRHLEDNDPIFSQYKELDKGFLFSNIGYNLRLSEPQAAIGIEQIKMLDSFIENRKQMAMIYSEYFQNHKDIFSFIEPLPEANSSWFGFPLVLKGRLDKQRRHFRDFLLDKKIETRPFLAGDFTIQPVMNKFQHIKDGDFSVTSAITSSGLALPCHQGLKSKDIEKILYYVDQFIKLENYST; from the coding sequence ATGTCTTATTTAAAACATGACAATGAATTTGGTGCTGAATTTGATTCTGCTTTAAACGAATTGCAAATATGTATACAAAAGCTATATTCAATAAGAGCTATTCAGGAAACTAACGAAAATAAACCAATTAGGTTACATGATTCCACTATAGAATCTTCCTCTGCTTATTCTTGCATTAGAGCAATAGTTAGAAATCAGATTACTATGGGTAAATTGGTTGATTTCTATGAAAAATCATATTCAGATTATTTAGGAGGCTCCTTTAAATCACTTTCATGCAACTCAGGTTCCTCTGCAAACCTATTAGCAATATCAACTCTAATGCAATCAGGCCGATTATCTGTAGGTGATAAAGTAATAGTGCCCGCTCTATCATGGTCCACTACTGTATTCCCTCTTGTCCAATATGGCCTTGTACCTGTTTTTTGTGATGCTAATGATACTGATTATAATATAGATACTTATCATCTAAAAAGCTTAATTAAAAAATATAATCCATCAGCTATAATGCTTATTCATACTTATGGATGTCCTGCAGATATGAATCAAATTTGTTCATTATGTAATGAAAATAATATGTTAATTATAGAAGATACTTGTGAAAGCATGGGCGCTGAATACTCTGGAAGAAAAGCAGGAACCTTTGGAGAAGTATCAACATTTAGTACTTATTACTCTCACCATATTTGCACACTTGAAGGAGGCTTTACATGCTTTAAAGACGAGGAATTATTATCACTTGCAAAATCAATAAGGTCTCATGGCTGGTTAAGACATTTAGAAGATAATGATCCAATATTTTCTCAATATAAAGAATTGGATAAAGGTTTTCTTTTTAGCAATATTGGCTATAACTTAAGGCTTTCTGAACCTCAAGCCGCAATTGGTATAGAGCAAATTAAAATGCTAGATAGCTTTATAGAAAATCGTAAACAGATGGCAATGATCTACAGTGAATATTTTCAAAACCATAAAGATATATTTTCTTTTATTGAGCCTTTACCAGAGGCAAACTCAAGTTGGTTTGGCTTCCCACTTGTACTAAAGGGGCGTTTAGACAAACAAAGAAGGCATTTCAGAGATTTCCTGCTCGACAAAAAAATTGAAACAAGACCATTTCTTGCAGGTGATTTTACAATTCAACCTGTAATGAACAAATTCCAGCATATAAAAGATGGCGATTTCTCTGTTACAAGTGCAATAACTTCTAGTGGCTTAGCATTGCCTTGTCATCAAGGTTTAAAGTCTAAGGATATTGAGAAAATATTATATTATGTAGACCAGTTTATTAAACTAGAAAATTATTCGACATGA
- a CDS encoding GHMP family kinase ATP-binding protein, translated as MIITRAPFRVSFFGGGTDHESWYKNNGAVVIGTTINSFCYVTLRPLTPFYGTRFRLSWSKIEEVKDPSEIDHPAVRGALNHFKIKQGLEIHTDGDLPARSGLGSSSSFSSALILGLNTYLGKKVSIRELTESTINFEQNILKENVGIQDQIQACQGGFSLINIREDGLYRTLRLDISDELVRKISQEMLLLYTGISRTSSDIHNANKNLDQQIKDESLKQICRIAKKVNSKILDGEMKYEDFCSYLRESWLHKSSSFPRSKLSENLLSIYEEAISAGAHSGKLLGAGGGGFYLFLVPKEKQNRFNEAMKSYKINDPEITNEGCSILYKD; from the coding sequence ATGATTATAACTAGAGCTCCATTCAGGGTTTCATTTTTTGGTGGTGGAACAGACCATGAATCTTGGTATAAAAATAATGGAGCTGTCGTAATAGGAACAACAATCAATTCATTCTGCTATGTAACTCTTAGACCATTAACACCATTTTATGGAACAAGGTTTAGATTGTCTTGGTCAAAGATAGAGGAGGTCAAGGATCCTAGTGAAATTGATCATCCAGCAGTAAGAGGAGCCCTAAATCATTTTAAAATAAAACAAGGTTTAGAAATTCATACAGATGGTGATTTACCTGCAAGAAGTGGCCTTGGGTCCTCATCTTCTTTTTCTTCAGCTTTAATACTTGGCCTAAATACATATTTAGGTAAAAAAGTCTCAATAAGAGAGCTAACAGAAAGTACAATTAATTTTGAACAAAATATACTAAAGGAAAATGTAGGAATTCAAGATCAGATACAAGCATGCCAAGGAGGCTTTAGCTTGATTAATATACGTGAAGATGGTTTATATAGAACACTTAGACTAGACATTAGTGATGAATTAGTTAGAAAGATATCGCAGGAAATGTTGTTATTATATACTGGTATATCTAGGACATCTTCGGATATTCACAATGCAAATAAGAATTTAGATCAACAGATAAAGGATGAATCTCTTAAGCAAATTTGTCGTATAGCAAAAAAGGTTAACAGCAAGATTTTAGATGGAGAAATGAAGTATGAAGATTTCTGCAGTTATTTACGAGAATCTTGGCTACATAAATCAAGCTCATTCCCACGATCTAAACTTAGTGAAAACCTTCTATCGATATACGAAGAAGCTATCTCTGCTGGAGCTCATTCAGGCAAATTACTAGGAGCAGGTGGTGGTGGTTTCTATTTATTTTTAGTGCCTAAGGAAAAGCAAAATAGATTTAATGAAGCAATGAAATCTTATAAGATCAACGATCCTGAAATAACAAACGAAGGTTGTTCAATACTCTATAAGGATTAA